One window from the genome of Nicotiana sylvestris chromosome 9, ASM39365v2, whole genome shotgun sequence encodes:
- the LOC138877538 gene encoding uncharacterized protein, producing MAKTSKEYTKADKKVVEKNFCAKKILVCGIGLEEYNRISTYDTAKEIWETLQTTHEGIAQVKQFKIDMLTTKNKLVRKIFSFLPSSWESKVNAITESKDLHELTIEELIRNLKTYELKRKIDNEIREPKKENNLVLKADNNDSSEEENDMAYLTKRFQKMVRSNGEMLKRDGSNRLENCDLCYKCGKPGHFMKDCPLLKQEFTKNYHEKIAKTNLVPFKDFKRKRSIDNMMRHALAAWGVPLVSLKMNLVLVIVPRWQLKTRRLDMTQRLL from the exons ATGGCAAAAACCAGCAAAGAGTACACTAAAGCAGACAAGAAAGTTGTGGAGAAGAACTTTTGTGCCAAGAAAATTCTAGTGTGTGGAATAGGACTTGAAGAGTACAATAGAATCTCCACCTACGACActgccaaggagatatgggaaACCTTGCAAACAACTCATGAGGGAATTGCACAAGTAAAACAATTtaagattgatatgctcactaCCAA aaacaagctagtgaggaaaatATTCAGCTTTCTACCTagctcttgggaaagcaaagtgaatgctattactgaatcaaaggacttacatgagctgaccatagaagagctgATCAGAAACTTGAAGACCTACGAGTTGAAGAGAAAGATAGATAATGAAAtaagagaaccaaagaaggaaaataacctGGTACTTAAAGCTGATAACAATGATTCAAGTGAGGAAGAAAatgacatggcttacttaaccaaaagatttcagaagatggttAGAAGCAATGGAGAAATGCTAAAAAGGGACGGCTCTAATAGACTAGAAAACTGTGATCTTTGTTACaagtgtggaaagcctggacACTTCATGAAAGACTGTCCTCTCTTGAAACAAGAATTCACCAAGAACTACCATGAGAAAATAGCTAAGACAAACCTGGTTCCCTTCAAGGACTTCAAGAGAAAAAGATCCATTGACAATATGATGAGACATGCTCTTGCAGCATGGGGGGTTCCTCTAGTGAGTTTGAAGATGAACCTGGTACTGGTGATAGTTCCACGATGGCAGTTGAAGACGAGGAGATTGGATATGACTCAACGtttgctttga